A region of Pseudopipra pipra isolate bDixPip1 chromosome 10, bDixPip1.hap1, whole genome shotgun sequence DNA encodes the following proteins:
- the ANAPC13 gene encoding anaphase-promoting complex subunit 13, producing MDSEVQRDGRILDLIDDAWREDKLPYEDVAIPLNELPEPEQDNGGTTESVKEQEMKWTDLALQYLHENVPPTGN from the exons ATGGACAGCGAGGTGCAGAGGGATGGCAGGATCCTGGATTTGATCGATGACGCGTGGAGGGAAGATAAATTGCCCTACGAGGACGTGGCTATCCCTCTG AATGAGCTCCCTGAACCAGAGCAAGACAACGGTGGCACCACCGAGTCTGTGAAAGAGCAAGAAATGAAGTGGACAGATTTGGCTCTCCAGTATCTCCATGAAAACGTTCCACCCACGGGAAACTAG